A stretch of the Clostridiales bacterium genome encodes the following:
- the larC gene encoding nickel pincer cofactor biosynthesis protein LarC: MKTLYLECAMGAAGDMLTAALLELVEDRDAFLRKMNSIGLPGVRVEAEEAVKCGITGTHMKVTVDGEEEESLDADGHDHHHDHDHGHEHHHEHEHEHDHDHHHGHHHHASVADIESMIDSLDVSGQVKADAKAVYALIAEAESAVHGRPVTEIHFHEVGTLDAVADVVGVCLLMEMIAPDQVLASSVHTGSGHVHCAHGILPVPAPATALILQGIPSYGGKISGELCTPTGAALLKHFVSRFGDRPVMATGAIGYGMGKKDFEQANCVRAFLGESEVERETIIRLECNLDDMTGEDIGFAMEQLFAASARDVYTQAIGMKKNRPGILLSVICMPEDADRLAEVIMKHTSTLGVRRQEMSRYTLRREMKTVHTPYGNVRVKYSHGMGAERIKPEYEDVAALAKEHGVPLDTIRNVVAEYCTDSRD; this comes from the coding sequence ATGAAAACATTATATCTGGAATGCGCGATGGGCGCGGCCGGTGATATGCTGACCGCGGCATTGCTGGAACTGGTTGAAGACAGGGACGCGTTCCTGCGGAAGATGAACTCCATCGGACTGCCCGGAGTACGGGTCGAGGCGGAGGAAGCCGTGAAGTGCGGGATTACCGGCACCCATATGAAGGTGACCGTAGACGGCGAGGAAGAGGAATCCCTGGACGCGGACGGACATGATCACCATCATGATCATGACCACGGCCATGAACACCATCATGAACACGAGCATGAACATGATCACGACCATCATCACGGGCACCATCACCATGCTTCTGTGGCGGATATCGAAAGCATGATTGACAGCCTGGATGTTTCCGGACAGGTGAAGGCGGACGCAAAGGCGGTCTACGCGCTGATTGCGGAGGCGGAAAGCGCGGTGCATGGCCGTCCGGTGACGGAGATCCATTTCCACGAGGTGGGAACCCTGGACGCGGTGGCGGACGTGGTGGGCGTCTGCCTGCTGATGGAAATGATTGCCCCGGACCAGGTGCTGGCTTCCTCGGTGCATACCGGAAGCGGACATGTGCACTGCGCACACGGGATCCTGCCGGTTCCGGCACCCGCCACTGCACTGATCCTGCAGGGAATTCCGAGCTACGGCGGAAAGATTTCCGGGGAACTGTGCACGCCGACCGGCGCCGCGCTGCTGAAGCATTTTGTTTCCCGGTTCGGCGACCGACCGGTGATGGCAACCGGAGCCATCGGCTACGGGATGGGAAAGAAGGATTTTGAACAGGCAAACTGCGTCCGCGCGTTCCTGGGGGAAAGCGAAGTGGAGCGGGAGACCATTATCCGGCTGGAATGCAACCTGGATGACATGACCGGGGAGGATATTGGCTTTGCCATGGAGCAGCTGTTTGCCGCCAGCGCGCGGGACGTGTATACACAGGCAATCGGCATGAAGAAAAACCGGCCGGGAATCCTGCTGTCGGTGATCTGCATGCCGGAGGACGCGGACCGGCTGGCGGAAGTCATTATGAAGCACACCTCCACCCTGGGAGTCCGCAGGCAGGAGATGAGCCGGTATACGCTCCGGCGGGAAATGAAAACGGTCCATACGCCCTACGGAAACGTGCGGGTGAAGTATTCGCACGGTATGGGAGCGGAACGGATCAAGCCCGAATATGAAGATGTCGCAGCCCTGGCAAAGGAACACGGCGTGCCGCTGGATACCATCCGGAACGTGGTGGCGGAATACTGCACGGATTCCCGGGACTGA
- a CDS encoding O-acetylhomoserine aminocarboxypropyltransferase/cysteine synthase, producing MSDIKNSANWSFETKQLHIGQEQADPATDSRAVPIYATASYVFHNAQHAADRFGLRDAGNIYGRLTNPTQGVFEERIAALENGSAALAVASGAAAITYTFQALAKAGEHIVASKTIYGGTFNLLEHTLPLTTGITTTFVDPAQEGSFEAAIRENTKAIFIETLGNPNSNIVDIEEVAKVAHAHGIPLVVDSTFATPYLVRPLDWGADIVVHSATKFIGGHGTAIGGVIVEGGKFNWKASGKYPWISDPNPSYHGISFYDAVGPAAFATYIRAILLRDTGSTLSPFHAFLFLQGLETLSLRVERHVENALKIVDYLSKHPQVEAVHHPSLESEPSHALYKKYFPNGGGSIFTFEVKGDSETAKKFIDNLAIFSLLANVADVKSLVIHPYTTTHSQLTDEELLDQGIKPNTIRLSIGTENVKDLIAALDAAFEAVK from the coding sequence ATGTCTGATATTAAGAATTCCGCCAACTGGTCTTTCGAAACCAAGCAGCTCCACATCGGCCAGGAGCAGGCCGATCCGGCCACCGACTCCCGCGCCGTTCCGATTTATGCCACTGCCTCCTATGTATTCCATAATGCCCAGCATGCCGCCGACCGTTTCGGTCTGCGGGATGCCGGCAACATCTACGGCCGCCTGACCAACCCGACCCAGGGCGTTTTCGAGGAACGCATCGCCGCGCTGGAAAACGGCTCGGCCGCCCTTGCGGTTGCCTCCGGCGCCGCAGCCATCACTTACACCTTCCAGGCCCTGGCCAAGGCCGGTGAGCACATCGTGGCCTCCAAGACCATCTACGGCGGCACCTTCAACCTCCTCGAGCACACCCTGCCGCTGACCACCGGCATCACCACCACCTTCGTGGATCCGGCGCAGGAAGGCTCCTTCGAAGCCGCCATCAGGGAAAACACCAAAGCGATCTTCATCGAGACGCTGGGCAACCCCAACAGCAATATCGTGGATATTGAGGAAGTGGCTAAGGTCGCCCATGCCCACGGCATCCCGCTGGTGGTGGACTCCACCTTCGCGACACCCTACCTCGTCCGTCCCCTGGACTGGGGCGCGGATATCGTGGTCCACAGCGCCACTAAGTTCATCGGCGGCCATGGCACGGCCATCGGCGGCGTGATCGTGGAAGGCGGCAAGTTCAACTGGAAAGCCAGCGGCAAATATCCGTGGATCAGCGATCCGAACCCGAGCTATCACGGCATCAGCTTCTATGATGCAGTCGGTCCCGCGGCCTTTGCCACCTATATCCGCGCGATCCTCCTGCGGGATACCGGTTCCACCCTGTCTCCCTTCCATGCGTTCCTGTTCCTGCAGGGGCTGGAAACCCTGTCCCTGCGCGTGGAGCGCCATGTGGAGAACGCCCTGAAGATCGTGGATTACCTCAGCAAACATCCACAGGTCGAGGCGGTTCACCATCCGTCCCTGGAGAGCGAACCCAGCCATGCGCTGTACAAGAAGTACTTCCCGAACGGTGGCGGCAGCATCTTCACCTTCGAAGTGAAGGGCGACAGTGAAACCGCCAAGAAGTTCATCGACAACCTGGCCATCTTCTCCCTGCTGGCCAATGTGGCGGATGTGAAGAGCCTGGTCATCCATCCCTACACCACCACCCACAGCCAGCTGACCGATGAGGAGCTGCTGGACCAGGGCATCAAGCCGAACACGATCCGCCTGTCCATCGGCACGGAAAACGTGAAGGACCTGATCGCCGCCCTCGACGCTGCGTTCGAAGCGGTGAAATAA
- a CDS encoding tyrosine-protein phosphatase: protein MIGNMRDLGGLQAADGRKIKPRMLIRSAHLAQAEEQDTEHISEVIDLRTPAERQESPDRTYRCEYTPIPVFEEINAGISHEEKAKNRAIPDMAVLYGMLIERYPDAFRRILLRIMQHDYSKGAVLWHCTEGKDRCGITAALVLEMLGVDRETIMEDYLKTNLVNIPKAAEIHDRLLETHGKEFADNVYRAFIADESYMRSAWKAMGDNFITEKLGISREAIDAFRDMILEG, encoded by the coding sequence ATGATCGGAAACATGAGGGACCTGGGCGGACTGCAGGCCGCGGACGGGAGGAAAATCAAACCGCGGATGCTGATCCGCTCCGCGCATCTCGCGCAGGCGGAGGAACAGGACACAGAACACATCTCCGAGGTGATTGACCTGCGGACACCGGCGGAACGGCAGGAATCGCCGGACCGGACATACCGGTGTGAATATACCCCGATTCCCGTTTTTGAGGAAATCAACGCCGGGATCAGCCATGAGGAGAAGGCAAAGAACCGGGCAATTCCGGATATGGCGGTACTGTACGGGATGCTGATTGAACGGTATCCGGACGCGTTCCGGAGGATCCTGCTGCGGATTATGCAGCATGACTACTCCAAAGGCGCAGTCCTCTGGCACTGCACGGAGGGGAAGGACCGCTGCGGGATTACAGCCGCGCTGGTGCTGGAGATGCTGGGAGTGGACCGGGAAACGATCATGGAGGACTACCTGAAGACCAACCTGGTGAACATCCCGAAGGCGGCGGAAATCCATGACCGGCTGCTGGAAACCCACGGGAAGGAATTTGCCGACAACGTCTACCGGGCATTCATCGCGGATGAGAGCTACATGCGGTCCGCCTGGAAAGCGATGGGAGACAACTTCATTACGGAAAAGCTGGGAATCAGCCGGGAAGCGATCGACGCATTCCGGGATATGATCCTGGAAGGATAA
- a CDS encoding DUF1653 domain-containing protein codes for MTYEEAVEAIRPGKYRHFKGNEYEVAGIARHSETGEPMVVYRALYGNNELWVRPAEMWNETVTREGKTIQRFTRTEEA; via the coding sequence ATGACATACGAAGAAGCGGTGGAGGCCATCCGCCCGGGAAAGTACCGCCATTTCAAGGGAAACGAATATGAGGTGGCTGGAATTGCCCGGCATTCAGAGACCGGGGAACCGATGGTGGTATACCGCGCACTGTACGGGAACAACGAACTGTGGGTGCGGCCGGCGGAAATGTGGAATGAAACGGTGACCCGGGAAGGGAAAACAATTCAACGATTTACGAGGACAGAAGAAGCATGA
- a CDS encoding glucosyltransferase domain-containing protein, with the protein MKIPGRIRPWLAPVLITAAVWLLWLPFLAGGSIRFDNDLMISRPDTALSRYISEGRPGLVVLLHVLGLTAFNPLKSALLFLVFFTGAAWLPVLFLRRTGSPGSGRSDWLFVLLCAASPVWAYQFYFTLQLAPVGLGMLLTAGTACLDTFWCMEERKTPLVRVPQMLLSSLLLGLAVSVYQALITHYLAVAAILVFSCLWNGQRIRPGRLLVWVLRVIASVAAYLAIARLLRGGESAYLNNQVLWGRQPVSESLIGLFRQAGKLLVPLSSVSLSLYPVGIILLVLLLRQRRKAGKPLFIITLAGIAVLILPLLMNIVLGGATVPRTQFALQVVAAFLPVFYAAAVPGKHRFLKGLCIAAAVLQAACVIRLWHTDTLRSRQDQAAAREIAAVLEEANPSGKPVLFYGTLPFEDSSVLTEKKDVIGMSFFEWGGYSPERPGYSTPGGVRLLEAVTDITPVPYHYWSIPADLDALVRSMPEWPAEGSVRETEEAVVIRLRLDPEN; encoded by the coding sequence ATGAAAATTCCCGGGCGGATCAGGCCATGGCTGGCACCTGTCCTCATTACGGCCGCTGTCTGGCTGCTCTGGCTGCCTTTTCTTGCCGGCGGGAGTATTCGTTTTGACAATGACCTGATGATTTCCCGGCCGGATACCGCGCTTTCCCGGTATATCAGCGAAGGCCGCCCCGGGCTGGTCGTTCTTTTGCATGTGTTGGGCCTCACCGCTTTCAATCCGCTCAAAAGTGCGCTGCTGTTCCTGGTGTTTTTCACCGGTGCCGCTTGGCTCCCGGTTCTTTTCCTCCGCCGGACCGGCAGTCCCGGGTCCGGCCGGAGTGACTGGCTTTTCGTCCTGCTCTGTGCCGCTTCGCCGGTCTGGGCATATCAGTTCTACTTCACACTCCAGCTGGCCCCGGTCGGCCTGGGCATGCTGCTCACCGCCGGTACCGCCTGCCTGGATACCTTCTGGTGCATGGAGGAGCGGAAAACCCCGCTGGTCCGTGTACCGCAGATGCTGCTGTCTTCCCTGCTGCTGGGCCTGGCCGTATCCGTCTACCAGGCGCTGATCACCCATTACCTGGCCGTTGCAGCCATACTGGTCTTCTCCTGCCTGTGGAACGGGCAGCGGATCCGGCCGGGCAGGCTTCTCGTCTGGGTGCTTCGTGTCATCGCGTCGGTGGCCGCTTATCTGGCAATCGCCCGGCTGCTCCGGGGCGGGGAAAGCGCTTACCTCAACAACCAGGTCCTGTGGGGCCGCCAGCCTGTTTCCGAATCGCTCATCGGGCTGTTCCGCCAGGCCGGCAAACTGCTTGTCCCGCTCTCTTCCGTCAGCCTTTCCCTGTATCCGGTTGGAATCATCCTGCTGGTCCTGCTGCTGCGGCAGCGCCGGAAAGCCGGGAAACCGCTCTTCATCATCACGCTGGCGGGCATCGCGGTGCTGATTCTTCCTCTGCTGATGAATATCGTCCTGGGCGGCGCCACTGTGCCGCGGACCCAGTTTGCCCTGCAGGTCGTTGCCGCATTCCTTCCCGTCTTCTATGCGGCCGCCGTGCCGGGAAAGCACCGCTTCCTGAAAGGGTTATGCATCGCCGCGGCTGTCCTGCAGGCCGCCTGCGTCATCCGCCTCTGGCATACCGACACCCTCCGAAGCCGGCAGGACCAGGCCGCCGCCCGGGAAATCGCGGCCGTGCTGGAGGAGGCCAACCCTTCCGGAAAGCCCGTACTCTTCTATGGCACCCTTCCGTTTGAGGATTCCTCCGTTCTCACCGAAAAGAAGGATGTCATCGGCATGTCGTTCTTTGAATGGGGCGGATACAGCCCGGAGCGGCCCGGCTATTCCACTCCCGGCGGCGTCCGGCTGCTGGAAGCTGTTACAGATATTACGCCGGTCCCCTATCATTACTGGAGCATCCCCGCGGACCTGGATGCGCTCGTGCGTTCCATGCCGGAATGGCCTGCGGAGGGTAGCGTCCGGGAAACCGAAGAGGCCGTGGTCATCCGGCTCCGCCTGGATCCGGAAAACTGA
- a CDS encoding alpha/beta hydrolase, whose translation MKKLACLFPGIGYTCDKPLLYYSWKMLAASGWEVIPVGYSGTLFGLPDEQVISTALQKAEEILSGVKWEEYGSVLFVSKSLGTIVSGIYARQHRIACRNILFTPVESTFREPFTDAVAFNGTADPIADTPLIRGLCEKAGIPLYITEGGNHSLETGNVDADIAEMRRIMGIVRNYIG comes from the coding sequence ATGAAGAAACTCGCCTGCCTTTTCCCGGGAATCGGATACACGTGTGACAAGCCCCTCCTGTATTACAGCTGGAAAATGCTGGCCGCATCCGGCTGGGAAGTCATCCCGGTCGGTTACTCCGGCACGCTTTTCGGCCTGCCGGATGAGCAGGTGATTTCCACCGCGCTGCAGAAAGCGGAGGAAATCCTCTCCGGTGTGAAATGGGAGGAATACGGCAGCGTCCTGTTCGTTTCCAAAAGCCTGGGAACAATCGTATCCGGCATCTACGCCCGTCAGCACCGGATTGCGTGCCGGAACATCCTGTTCACGCCCGTGGAGTCCACCTTCCGGGAGCCCTTCACAGATGCGGTGGCCTTCAACGGCACCGCCGATCCGATCGCGGATACGCCGCTCATCCGCGGGCTGTGCGAAAAAGCAGGGATTCCCCTGTATATCACGGAAGGCGGCAATCACTCGCTGGAAACCGGCAATGTGGACGCGGATATCGCTGAAATGCGCCGCATCATGGGAATCGTCCGGAATTATATCGGATAA